From one Nitrospira sp. genomic stretch:
- the aroQ gene encoding type II 3-dehydroquinate dehydratase produces MLRLLVLHGPNLNLLGTREPSVYGQASLPDINKSIARRAGELGVVVQTKQTNMEGELVTWIQDARGHFDGIIINPAAYTHTSIAIRDAIVAVALPTVEVHLSNIHQREEFRHHSFIAAVALGQIAGFGPTGYLLALEALTAHLEAGGSASRSRADVKKNPTASRR; encoded by the coding sequence ATGCTGCGGCTGCTTGTGCTTCATGGTCCCAATCTGAATCTTTTGGGGACGCGAGAACCGTCCGTCTACGGGCAAGCGTCGCTGCCTGACATCAACAAGTCCATCGCCCGCCGTGCCGGGGAGTTGGGTGTTGTGGTCCAGACCAAGCAGACCAATATGGAAGGGGAGCTGGTCACCTGGATTCAGGACGCCAGGGGGCATTTTGACGGGATCATCATTAATCCGGCTGCGTATACCCACACCAGCATTGCGATTCGTGATGCGATTGTCGCCGTCGCGTTGCCCACGGTGGAAGTCCACTTGTCGAATATTCACCAGCGTGAGGAGTTTCGCCACCACTCCTTCATCGCGGCGGTCGCCTTGGGCCAGATTGCCGGATTCGGTCCAACCGGATACCTGCTCGCGCTGGAGGCCCTGACCGCCCATCTCGAAGCCGGTGGCTCGGCGTCGCGCTCGCGGGCGGACGTGAAGAAGAACCCTACGGCATCGCGCCGTTGA
- the bioD gene encoding dethiobiotin synthase, which produces MGNGVFVTGTDTGVGKTLVSAALVLRLVRLGCSVGGMKPVETGVSSGSPDQSDAARLMAVAQVNDSLDLVSPYRFPLPLAPLSAASVQGQQIDQDRIVNCYERLTARHACLVVEGAGGLLVPMGQDWDLRDLICRLQLPAILVGRAGLGGINHALLSLEALERRAIPVVALVLNETERLADSIQLEQQASTLALLRERTSVPVLGPLPYQPRVDAVWLDAVESAADSLPITRLAELVMTRVVGRS; this is translated from the coding sequence ATGGGTAACGGGGTGTTTGTCACGGGGACGGATACGGGAGTGGGGAAGACACTCGTGTCTGCTGCACTGGTTCTGAGGCTCGTGCGGTTGGGCTGTTCGGTCGGGGGCATGAAACCGGTCGAAACCGGAGTGTCCTCTGGCTCACCGGATCAGAGCGATGCGGCCCGGTTGATGGCGGTCGCTCAGGTAAACGATTCGCTCGATCTTGTCTCGCCCTATCGATTTCCCCTGCCGCTGGCTCCGCTGTCTGCCGCCTCCGTGCAAGGACAGCAGATTGATCAAGACAGGATCGTGAATTGTTACGAACGATTGACTGCACGACATGCTTGCCTGGTGGTCGAAGGCGCCGGCGGTCTGCTCGTACCGATGGGCCAGGATTGGGATCTCCGCGATCTGATTTGCCGGCTCCAGCTGCCGGCTATCCTGGTCGGACGGGCCGGACTTGGCGGGATCAACCATGCCCTGCTCAGCTTGGAGGCGCTCGAGCGCCGGGCGATTCCGGTCGTGGCGCTAGTCTTGAATGAAACTGAACGGCTCGCCGATTCCATTCAACTAGAGCAGCAGGCCTCCACGTTGGCGTTGTTGCGCGAACGGACGTCAGTGCCCGTCTTGGGACCACTGCCCTACCAGCCGCGTGTCGATGCTGTCTGGCTCGATGCCGTCGAGAGTGCCGCCGACAGTCTTCCGATCACTCGGTTGGCCGAGTTGGTCATGACCAGGGTTGTTGGAAGGTCTTGA
- a CDS encoding fatty acid desaturase — protein sequence MADSSTPSVCWGTVALFTTITLLAFVGVPLFAYYYDYTVLDWTLLAILYVVTGMGITVGYHRMITHRSFESHPCVKACLLIMGGWAVQNSALLWCADHIRHHAHTDEERDPYNATKGFWHSHVGWLFKNTPYREDRFAAKLRTDPMVMWQHRYYWPIVASGLLLPFVAGYLNGGFTGGLGCFLLAGVLRTVLVLNSTFTINSLCHMIGTQPHGTQDSSRDSWLISFVSFGEGYHNYHHTYSHDYRNGSKWYNFDPSKWLIYSLSLLGLTYNLHRERR from the coding sequence ATGGCCGACTCATCGACACCATCCGTCTGCTGGGGCACCGTAGCCCTCTTCACCACCATCACGCTCCTGGCCTTCGTCGGCGTCCCGCTCTTTGCCTACTACTATGACTATACGGTCCTGGATTGGACGCTGCTGGCCATCCTGTATGTGGTGACCGGCATGGGGATCACGGTGGGCTACCACCGTATGATCACCCATCGCAGCTTTGAGAGCCATCCATGTGTCAAGGCCTGCCTCCTGATTATGGGTGGATGGGCCGTCCAGAATTCCGCATTACTCTGGTGCGCCGACCACATTCGCCACCATGCACACACGGATGAAGAACGAGATCCCTACAATGCAACCAAAGGCTTCTGGCATAGCCATGTCGGCTGGTTGTTCAAGAATACACCCTACCGCGAAGACCGATTTGCGGCGAAGCTCCGTACCGATCCGATGGTGATGTGGCAACACCGGTACTATTGGCCGATTGTCGCCTCCGGCCTCCTCTTGCCCTTTGTCGCCGGATACCTGAACGGTGGCTTCACCGGGGGGCTCGGCTGTTTCTTGCTCGCCGGGGTGTTGCGCACGGTGCTCGTCCTGAACTCCACCTTCACCATCAACTCCCTCTGTCACATGATCGGCACGCAGCCGCACGGCACGCAGGACAGCAGCCGCGACAGCTGGCTCATCTCCTTCGTGAGTTTTGGAGAGGGTTACCACAATTATCACCATACGTACTCGCACGACTACCGGAATGGATCGAAATGGTACAACTTCGATCCGTCAAAATGGTTGATCTACTCACTCTCCCTCTTGGGGCTCACGTACAATCTCCACCGCGAGCGCAGGTAG
- the thiE gene encoding thiamine phosphate synthase → MYLVLDPSVRPDRPLVDVLRTAAALGVHLFQYRDKQASMKAAYTQALALRQAATEVGACLIVNDRCDLALAVHADGVHLGQDDLPIADARRLLGPDTLIGLSTHGPEQVREAAALKPDYIGFGPIFSTATKADHDPVVGLDGLRAARGLTTLPMFAIGGITADRVDDIIAAGANGVAVISAILNAENLGEAIKTFQQPWS, encoded by the coding sequence TTGTATCTCGTATTAGACCCGAGCGTCCGGCCTGATCGCCCGCTCGTCGACGTGTTGCGCACGGCTGCGGCCTTGGGCGTCCATCTCTTCCAATACCGTGACAAGCAGGCGTCGATGAAAGCCGCCTACACCCAGGCCCTCGCCTTACGCCAGGCCGCAACGGAAGTGGGGGCCTGCCTGATCGTGAACGATCGATGCGACTTGGCCCTGGCGGTGCACGCAGATGGCGTGCATCTCGGTCAGGACGATTTGCCTATCGCCGATGCGCGCCGACTCTTGGGGCCGGATACACTCATCGGGCTTTCAACCCATGGCCCCGAACAGGTCCGGGAGGCTGCGGCGCTCAAGCCAGACTATATCGGGTTCGGCCCGATCTTCAGCACGGCTACCAAGGCCGATCACGATCCTGTCGTGGGCCTCGATGGTTTGCGCGCCGCCCGCGGATTGACCACCTTGCCCATGTTTGCCATCGGCGGCATCACAGCGGACCGGGTGGACGACATCATCGCGGCGGGAGCGAATGGAGTCGCCGTGATTTCGGCGATTCTCAACGCCGAAAACCTCGGTGAGGCGATCAAGACCTTCCAACAACCCTGGTCATGA
- the efp gene encoding elongation factor P, which produces MISTAEFRNGSQLMVEGQPFYIVEFQHVKPGKGGAFVRTKLKSYLSGNVLDRTFRSGEKFDTPQIEECDMQFLYATNDSYTFMDTESFEQSTYEKSQLGTNADLLKENMIAKILIYEHKPITVLLPNFIELKVVDGEPGVRGDTASGGSKPVTVETGATIKVPLYLEIGETIRIDTRTREFVERVR; this is translated from the coding sequence GTGATTTCGACCGCAGAGTTTCGGAACGGCAGTCAATTGATGGTGGAAGGGCAACCGTTTTATATCGTGGAGTTCCAGCACGTGAAGCCAGGAAAAGGCGGAGCATTCGTGCGGACGAAGCTGAAGAGTTACCTTTCGGGCAATGTGCTCGACCGGACCTTCCGCTCCGGCGAAAAGTTCGACACGCCGCAGATTGAAGAATGCGACATGCAGTTCCTGTATGCCACGAACGACTCCTACACGTTCATGGATACGGAGAGCTTCGAGCAGTCGACCTATGAAAAAAGCCAGTTGGGCACGAATGCCGACCTGCTCAAAGAGAACATGATCGCGAAGATCCTCATCTATGAACACAAGCCGATTACCGTCCTGCTGCCGAACTTCATCGAACTCAAGGTGGTGGACGGCGAACCGGGTGTTCGCGGCGACACGGCCTCCGGCGGCAGCAAACCGGTGACGGTGGAGACCGGCGCCACGATCAAGGTGCCTCTGTATCTTGAAATCGGAGAAACCATCCGTATCGATACCAGAACCCGTGAATTTGTGGAGCGCGTGCGTTGA
- the accC gene encoding acetyl-CoA carboxylase biotin carboxylase subunit — protein MFKKVLVANRGEIALRVIRACKELGVKTVAIHSEADAASLHVRAADEHVCVGPPEAALSYRNIPNVLSAAEITGADAIHPGYGFLSENAHFAEVCESIGVKFIGPTSENIALMGDKSKAREVVAKKGLPVTPGSPGELRSEQDAQEAAKTIGFPVIIKASAGGGGRGMRVVNKPEELTRAFQAAQAEAKSTFGHDGVYLERYFLEPRHIEVQIVADNRGHVVHLGERDCSIQRRHQKLVEETPSPAIDERLRREIGRTAVEAVKAIRYCNVGTVEFLLDKDRNFFFMEVNTRIQVEHPITEMVTGIDLVKEQIRIASGMPLSFKQPDIKLNGHSFECRINAEDPEKFTPCPGQITKYSAPGGLGIRVDSAMEPNAIVVPYYDSLIAKLITHGRDRQEAMARMRRALDEFVIEGIKTTIPLHRKIFNDPDFQKGHVSTTFLDRFLAGQSS, from the coding sequence GTGTTTAAGAAAGTGCTGGTTGCCAATCGCGGAGAAATTGCCCTGCGGGTCATCCGGGCCTGCAAGGAACTCGGCGTCAAAACCGTCGCGATTCATTCCGAAGCCGACGCCGCGAGCCTCCACGTGCGGGCGGCGGATGAACATGTCTGCGTCGGCCCGCCCGAAGCCGCCCTCAGCTACCGCAATATTCCCAATGTGCTCAGTGCCGCCGAGATCACTGGCGCAGATGCCATTCACCCAGGTTACGGGTTTCTGTCCGAGAACGCACACTTCGCGGAAGTCTGTGAATCGATCGGCGTCAAGTTCATCGGCCCGACCTCTGAAAACATCGCCTTGATGGGTGACAAATCCAAGGCCCGCGAAGTGGTAGCCAAGAAGGGTCTCCCGGTCACACCCGGCAGTCCCGGTGAGCTCCGGAGCGAGCAGGATGCGCAGGAAGCCGCCAAAACGATCGGCTTCCCCGTGATCATCAAAGCTTCGGCTGGCGGAGGCGGTCGCGGCATGCGCGTAGTGAACAAGCCCGAGGAATTGACCCGCGCGTTCCAAGCGGCGCAAGCCGAAGCCAAGTCCACATTTGGGCACGACGGCGTCTACCTTGAGCGGTACTTCCTCGAACCGCGACATATCGAAGTGCAGATCGTGGCCGACAACCGCGGCCATGTCGTCCACCTCGGCGAGCGTGACTGCTCGATCCAGCGACGCCACCAGAAGCTGGTGGAGGAAACACCGTCGCCGGCCATCGATGAACGGCTGCGTCGCGAAATCGGCCGAACTGCGGTCGAAGCCGTGAAGGCCATCCGCTATTGCAACGTCGGCACGGTGGAATTCCTGCTCGATAAGGATCGCAACTTCTTCTTCATGGAAGTGAACACGCGTATCCAGGTCGAGCATCCCATCACCGAAATGGTCACCGGCATCGACTTGGTCAAGGAACAGATCCGCATCGCCTCGGGCATGCCGCTCTCGTTCAAGCAACCGGACATCAAACTGAACGGGCACAGTTTCGAATGCCGGATCAATGCCGAGGATCCGGAAAAGTTCACGCCCTGCCCCGGGCAGATCACGAAATATTCCGCCCCAGGTGGATTAGGCATCCGTGTCGATTCCGCCATGGAACCCAATGCGATCGTGGTCCCGTACTATGATTCGCTCATCGCCAAACTCATCACCCACGGTCGGGATCGCCAGGAGGCCATGGCGCGGATGCGCCGGGCCTTGGATGAATTCGTCATTGAGGGGATCAAGACCACGATCCCGCTTCATCGGAAGATCTTTAACGATCCTGATTTCCAAAAGGGGCATGTCTCCACGACATTCCTCGATCGCTTCCTCGCCGGACAGTCATCCTAG
- a CDS encoding tetratricopeptide repeat protein, with product MAASPRIDPAIAAEIDRLATAVAKDPRSKEFLPLADEYIKAGMWQEAAAVLEDGLKVYPGFVTAMAALGRVYDQLGQAAKAKAILEDVVKQRPDNLRAHRILAKLYHSEGLNELALRSCAAILNANPFDDDARSLTQAISGAPTEPPLLKREKKHLGTDVTSEKRKSEIPTNAASDSIPAPASASAMEATAATSVVANVPAPPVVKHAAAIARLEAWLGTIQAKRHVEPEAR from the coding sequence GTGGCAGCATCCCCGCGTATCGATCCGGCCATTGCCGCTGAAATTGACCGGCTGGCGACCGCCGTGGCGAAAGATCCTCGCTCGAAAGAATTTCTTCCCCTCGCGGATGAGTATATCAAGGCCGGCATGTGGCAGGAAGCCGCCGCCGTTCTGGAGGACGGCCTCAAGGTCTATCCTGGTTTTGTCACCGCCATGGCGGCCCTTGGCCGCGTCTACGACCAGCTTGGCCAGGCAGCAAAAGCCAAGGCCATTCTCGAAGACGTGGTGAAACAACGCCCCGACAATCTGCGCGCGCATCGCATTCTAGCCAAGCTGTACCACAGCGAGGGGCTCAACGAACTGGCATTGCGTTCCTGCGCGGCAATCCTGAATGCCAACCCATTCGACGATGACGCGCGATCCCTGACTCAGGCTATCAGTGGCGCACCGACCGAGCCGCCTCTCTTGAAACGTGAGAAGAAACATCTCGGGACGGACGTCACGTCCGAGAAGCGGAAAAGCGAGATTCCCACCAATGCCGCTTCCGACTCGATTCCGGCACCGGCATCGGCATCGGCTATGGAAGCAACCGCTGCAACTTCGGTAGTCGCAAACGTGCCGGCACCGCCCGTCGTCAAACATGCGGCAGCCATCGCCCGCCTTGAAGCGTGGCTTGGAACCATTCAAGCAAAACGCCACGTTGAGCCTGAGGCACGCTAA
- a CDS encoding proline dehydrogenase family protein, producing MTLDPALLEPRIRVIGEDLARRSSGLAPGLFDSRWWSQAAINLAMKDPAFKAQLFRFIDVLPSLKDDAQVVRLAEEYFGDMSGQLFGAQWGLKALAATTFGATLSGKAIRHQVEQMATSFIAGASIDQAVPALQQLWQQGRAFSVDLLGEASVNEREADAYGGRCLEALRRLGDVCPSWSAAPLLERDRLGLLPRVQLSIKISALYSQLDPIDVESSYRAVAARLRPLLNVAATLPASIIFDMEQAETKDLILSIFMRLLEEEPYRTFPHAGIALQAYRTDTREDVQRLLAWTTHRHVPITIRLVKGAYWDSDAIRYRQRGWPMPLFEEKAQTDVNYESLVRVLLEQSHVIRPAFGTHNLRSLAVIEAVAEALKLPSMAWEYQMIYGMAEPFQHAMSDRGRRLRLYTPVGELLPGMAYLVRRLLENTSNESFLRKEYVESQPLSLLLSPPGVVPNDTASVGPPSRDGAHPAAAEFVNEPISDFSRTAVRQAMAAALDHRRTHLSLRLDVADVAMHPPTGPDLSSFNPSRPDQLVAAVRSYQPADVASLVKVAEAHAGAWKERTVAERVAVMRQAARLMRAQRWDLAAWEVFEEGKPWREADADIAEAIDFLEYYAREMERLDPPPRLGRYLGELNELYWSARGLTAVIAPWNFPLAIPTGMVAAALVAGNPVLFKPSERASAIGYQLVRILREAGVPNGVLQYVPGGPELGHELVASAAVKTIAFTGSKDVGLGIMQAAAAQQPRQRFVKRVIAEMGGKNAIIVDETADLDEAVTGVVQSFTGYAGQKCSACSRVIVSDRIHDAFLDRLGDAVMSLRIGTADDPATQVGPVIDARAKRRILEYIEIGRREGRVVVDRSTEGPGYSVGPVVIADIEPTHRLAQEEIFGPVLAVMRAASFEQALHLANGTAYALTGGLYSRSPRHIAQAREQFDVGNLYINRAITGALVGRQPFGGHRLSGVGAKAGGEDYVKQFLVARVVSEQTLRRGFVPTL from the coding sequence ATGACTCTCGACCCTGCCCTGCTCGAGCCCCGTATTCGCGTCATCGGTGAAGATTTGGCCCGCCGGTCCAGTGGTCTGGCACCCGGGCTGTTTGATTCCCGCTGGTGGTCACAGGCGGCCATCAACCTGGCGATGAAGGATCCGGCATTCAAGGCCCAGTTGTTTCGCTTCATCGATGTGCTCCCGTCGCTCAAGGACGATGCGCAGGTGGTGCGGCTGGCGGAAGAATATTTCGGAGACATGAGCGGCCAACTGTTCGGCGCGCAGTGGGGGCTGAAGGCTCTCGCTGCCACGACGTTCGGCGCGACACTCAGCGGAAAGGCCATCCGGCATCAGGTCGAACAGATGGCAACGAGCTTCATCGCCGGCGCTTCCATCGATCAAGCCGTTCCGGCGCTCCAACAACTTTGGCAGCAGGGCCGCGCCTTTTCAGTGGATCTTCTTGGCGAGGCCAGCGTGAATGAACGGGAAGCGGATGCCTATGGCGGCCGCTGCCTGGAGGCCTTGCGACGCCTTGGCGACGTCTGCCCTTCCTGGTCCGCCGCGCCCTTGCTGGAACGAGACCGCCTCGGTTTGCTTCCTCGTGTGCAACTGTCGATCAAGATTTCCGCCCTCTATTCGCAACTCGATCCGATCGATGTCGAAAGCAGCTATCGTGCCGTTGCCGCGCGCCTGCGCCCGTTGCTGAATGTCGCCGCCACACTCCCCGCCTCCATTATTTTCGATATGGAGCAGGCGGAGACAAAAGACCTGATTCTTTCCATCTTCATGCGCCTGTTGGAAGAGGAACCGTACCGAACTTTTCCCCATGCGGGCATCGCACTGCAGGCCTATCGCACCGACACCCGTGAGGATGTCCAACGTTTGCTGGCATGGACCACACATCGGCACGTGCCGATCACGATCCGCCTGGTGAAAGGCGCGTACTGGGATTCCGACGCGATCCGGTATCGTCAGCGTGGTTGGCCGATGCCGCTGTTCGAAGAGAAGGCACAGACCGACGTCAATTATGAATCGCTTGTTCGAGTATTACTGGAGCAATCACACGTGATCAGGCCGGCCTTCGGCACCCACAATCTTCGCAGCCTGGCCGTGATCGAAGCGGTCGCGGAGGCGCTGAAGCTGCCTTCGATGGCCTGGGAATACCAGATGATTTACGGCATGGCCGAGCCCTTTCAGCACGCCATGAGTGACCGCGGCCGCCGCCTGCGACTCTATACCCCTGTGGGAGAATTGCTGCCGGGCATGGCCTACCTCGTGCGACGGCTGTTGGAGAATACGTCGAATGAGTCATTCCTGAGGAAAGAATACGTGGAGTCCCAACCGCTGTCGCTGTTGCTATCGCCCCCCGGCGTCGTTCCGAATGACACCGCCTCTGTTGGGCCGCCCAGTCGTGATGGGGCTCATCCCGCTGCAGCCGAGTTCGTCAACGAACCGATCTCCGATTTCTCTCGCACGGCGGTCCGGCAGGCGATGGCTGCGGCGCTCGATCATCGGCGTACGCATCTCAGTCTGCGGCTCGATGTCGCGGACGTGGCCATGCATCCACCGACCGGGCCGGATCTCTCCTCCTTCAATCCCAGCCGGCCGGATCAACTGGTGGCGGCCGTGCGGAGTTACCAACCCGCCGATGTGGCATCCCTCGTAAAAGTCGCTGAGGCGCATGCCGGCGCATGGAAGGAACGGACCGTGGCGGAACGTGTAGCCGTGATGCGCCAAGCCGCTCGCCTCATGCGGGCACAACGATGGGACCTCGCGGCCTGGGAGGTGTTCGAAGAAGGCAAGCCGTGGCGAGAAGCGGATGCCGACATCGCCGAGGCCATCGATTTTTTGGAATACTACGCCAGAGAGATGGAACGGCTCGACCCGCCGCCTCGTTTAGGCCGTTATCTTGGAGAACTCAATGAACTCTACTGGTCGGCGCGGGGACTGACCGCGGTGATTGCGCCCTGGAATTTTCCCCTGGCGATTCCGACCGGTATGGTGGCGGCGGCCTTGGTCGCAGGCAACCCGGTCCTGTTCAAGCCCTCTGAGCGCGCCTCGGCCATCGGGTATCAGCTCGTACGAATTCTTCGGGAGGCCGGTGTGCCCAACGGCGTCCTCCAGTATGTGCCAGGGGGGCCGGAACTCGGGCATGAACTGGTGGCCTCGGCGGCTGTGAAGACGATTGCGTTTACCGGATCGAAGGACGTGGGGCTGGGCATCATGCAGGCCGCGGCAGCTCAGCAACCGAGACAACGTTTCGTGAAGCGGGTCATCGCCGAAATGGGTGGGAAAAACGCGATCATCGTCGATGAGACAGCAGATCTCGACGAAGCGGTCACTGGCGTCGTGCAGTCGTTTACCGGATATGCCGGGCAGAAATGTTCCGCCTGTTCACGGGTGATCGTGTCGGACAGGATTCACGATGCGTTTCTCGACCGGCTGGGCGACGCCGTGATGAGCCTGCGTATCGGCACGGCTGACGATCCCGCCACGCAGGTTGGACCGGTCATCGATGCACGCGCCAAGCGGCGCATTCTGGAATACATTGAGATTGGGCGGCGTGAGGGGCGCGTGGTGGTGGATCGATCCACCGAGGGGCCCGGATACTCGGTGGGTCCGGTCGTGATCGCGGACATCGAGCCAACCCACCGACTGGCCCAGGAGGAGATTTTTGGTCCGGTGCTCGCCGTGATGCGAGCCGCGTCGTTCGAGCAGGCGCTGCACCTGGCCAACGGCACCGCCTATGCGCTGACCGGCGGACTCTACTCGCGCAGTCCTCGGCATATTGCGCAGGCGCGTGAGCAGTTCGACGTCGGGAATCTCTATATCAACCGCGCCATCACCGGCGCGCTGGTCGGCCGCCAGCCGTTCGGAGGGCACCGGCTATCGGGCGTCGGGGCGAAGGCCGGGGGCGAAGACTACGTGAAGCAATTCCTGGTCGCCCGTGTGGTCAGCGAACAGACCCTCCGGCGCGGTTTCGTCCCGACCCTGTAG
- the accB gene encoding acetyl-CoA carboxylase biotin carboxyl carrier protein: MLLQPEHSAQIQQLADLLKRNHLTELEIERSGLRIRLRHEPAVRATTTHTVETAPHPSTSAGTTPVAQPRQAADTDGLVTITSPIVGTFYRSPSPDADPYVEEGDYVRKGQVLCIVEAMKLMNEIESEADGRITKILAESTKPVEYGQPLFLIDPGATP, encoded by the coding sequence ATGCTGTTGCAACCGGAACATTCCGCGCAAATTCAGCAACTGGCCGATCTGTTAAAGCGCAATCACCTGACGGAATTGGAAATTGAACGCAGCGGCTTGCGCATTCGTCTCCGGCATGAACCGGCCGTTCGCGCGACCACGACGCACACCGTGGAAACGGCGCCCCATCCATCGACGTCGGCCGGTACGACCCCGGTGGCACAGCCCCGCCAGGCGGCCGACACCGATGGCCTCGTAACGATCACATCGCCGATCGTCGGGACCTTCTATCGATCACCGTCTCCCGATGCCGATCCCTACGTTGAAGAGGGGGATTACGTCAGGAAGGGCCAGGTCTTGTGTATCGTGGAAGCGATGAAACTGATGAACGAGATCGAATCCGAGGCGGACGGAAGGATCACGAAAATTCTGGCGGAAAGCACCAAACCCGTCGAGTATGGACAGCCGCTCTTCCTGATTGACCCCGGCGCCACACCCTAG
- a CDS encoding Mrp/NBP35 family ATP-binding protein → MAEEQSGAPHQDEAAAKQNIIPGVKHVVAVSSGKGGVGKSTVSVNLAVALALTGAKVGLLDADIYGPNIPMMMGVEKTPEQKDGKIAPAESHGVKLISMGFFVPEDTAVVWRGPMVHTAIQQLFRDVLWGELDYLLIDLPPGTGDAQLTLTQLVPLSGAVTVTTPQEVALHDVRKGMMMFQKVNVPLLGIVENMSFFVCGHCGERTEIFSHGGGERAAEKLGIPFLGRVPIDPVIRAGGDTGNPIVVAKPDSPQAQAFREIAAKLAAALQTGGVSATKSRIASLLDKIKRPAPGH, encoded by the coding sequence ATGGCAGAGGAACAATCGGGCGCCCCGCATCAGGATGAGGCGGCCGCCAAACAGAATATTATCCCCGGCGTCAAACATGTCGTCGCCGTCAGCAGCGGCAAGGGGGGCGTGGGCAAGTCCACTGTATCGGTCAATCTCGCGGTTGCTCTCGCGCTTACCGGGGCCAAGGTCGGCCTGTTGGACGCCGATATTTATGGTCCCAACATCCCGATGATGATGGGAGTGGAAAAAACCCCTGAGCAGAAGGACGGTAAGATCGCGCCGGCGGAAAGCCACGGCGTCAAACTGATTTCGATGGGATTTTTCGTGCCGGAAGACACGGCTGTGGTCTGGCGCGGTCCGATGGTGCACACGGCGATCCAGCAACTCTTCCGGGATGTGTTGTGGGGCGAGTTGGATTATCTGCTGATCGACCTGCCTCCAGGCACGGGAGACGCTCAACTCACGCTGACCCAACTGGTGCCCCTGTCCGGCGCCGTCACGGTCACCACGCCGCAGGAAGTGGCATTGCACGATGTGCGCAAGGGCATGATGATGTTCCAGAAGGTCAACGTGCCGCTGCTCGGTATCGTGGAGAATATGAGCTTTTTCGTCTGCGGCCATTGCGGAGAGCGGACCGAAATTTTCTCCCATGGCGGCGGAGAGCGGGCAGCGGAAAAGCTGGGGATTCCTTTTCTGGGGCGGGTCCCGATCGATCCTGTCATCCGCGCAGGCGGCGATACCGGCAACCCGATCGTTGTGGCCAAGCCGGATTCTCCGCAGGCGCAAGCGTTTCGCGAGATCGCAGCCAAGCTTGCCGCGGCCTTGCAAACGGGCGGCGTCTCGGCGACGAAGAGCCGCATCGCAAGTTTATTGGACAAGATTAAGCGGCCGGCCCCCGGTCATTGA
- a CDS encoding Rieske 2Fe-2S domain-containing protein, with product MGELIRIAGTADVKPGAGMVAEVNGKAIAVFNVDGAFYAIDNTCVHRGGPLGEGDVVGDVVSCPWHNWEFNVKTGACVNNPSAKVTAYEVTVEGNDIKVRL from the coding sequence ATGGGCGAGTTGATCAGAATCGCAGGAACCGCTGACGTGAAGCCGGGAGCCGGCATGGTCGCGGAAGTGAACGGCAAGGCCATTGCCGTGTTCAACGTAGACGGCGCGTTTTATGCCATTGATAACACCTGCGTGCATCGCGGCGGCCCGCTGGGCGAGGGCGATGTGGTGGGCGATGTGGTGTCTTGTCCATGGCATAACTGGGAATTCAATGTGAAGACGGGAGCCTGCGTCAACAATCCGTCGGCCAAGGTCACTGCCTATGAAGTGACGGTCGAAGGCAACGATATCAAAGTCCGGCTGTGA
- a CDS encoding SDR family oxidoreductase: MLVTGASGGIGRRLCLAFAREGFWVGVHYFSHRAAAEETLAELTAAGGVGALYQADIRSQDEVHAMVDQLRRTRGRLDVLLCNAGVAASHLVVRCPEEDWLRVIETNLSGTFRSMTAAARMMQGGGSILVIGSYAGLHGTSGQGAYAASKAGLIGLVQTAAREWGPDNIRVNLVCPGWQPTGLSGESYPSAHQLQDHVLGRVSNLDDVSATICRLAQLPDVSGQVWNLDSRVF, from the coding sequence GTGCTGGTGACCGGCGCCTCAGGCGGGATCGGCCGCCGTCTCTGTCTGGCGTTTGCCCGTGAAGGGTTTTGGGTGGGCGTCCATTATTTCAGCCACCGGGCAGCGGCGGAGGAGACCCTTGCTGAACTGACGGCAGCGGGTGGAGTCGGTGCATTGTACCAGGCCGACATTCGATCACAGGATGAGGTGCACGCTATGGTCGACCAGCTTCGGCGCACGCGCGGCCGGTTGGATGTGCTGCTGTGCAATGCCGGAGTTGCGGCCAGCCATCTGGTGGTCCGTTGCCCTGAGGAAGACTGGCTGCGGGTCATCGAGACAAACCTGAGCGGGACCTTTCGCAGCATGACGGCGGCAGCCAGGATGATGCAGGGAGGTGGCTCGATCCTGGTCATTGGCTCGTATGCCGGGCTGCATGGAACAAGCGGACAGGGCGCCTATGCGGCATCAAAGGCCGGACTCATCGGCTTGGTACAGACCGCGGCGCGCGAATGGGGTCCTGACAACATCCGGGTGAATCTCGTCTGTCCTGGTTGGCAACCCACCGGCCTGTCGGGCGAATCCTATCCTTCCGCCCACCAGTTGCAGGATCATGTGCTGGGGCGGGTGTCCAACCTGGATGATGTGAGCGCGACGATTTGCCGGTTAGCGCAGCTGCCGGATGTCTCTGGCCAGGTATGGAATTTGGACAGCCGAGTGTTTTAA